Proteins encoded within one genomic window of Diceros bicornis minor isolate mBicDic1 chromosome X, mDicBic1.mat.cur, whole genome shotgun sequence:
- the EDA gene encoding ectodysplasin-A isoform X9, translating to MGYPEVERREPLPAAAPRERGSQGCGCRGAPARAGEGNSCRLFLGFFGLSLALHLLTLCCYLELRSELRRERGAESRLGGPGTPGTSGTLSSSGGLDPDGSITRHFGQPSPQQQPLEPGETTFPPDSQDGHQDPRTWELWPAPAVPGYRLPREKLAALPAGPGGGGAGAALLAD from the exons ATGGGCTACCCCGAGGTAGAGCGAAGGGAACCTCTGCCCGCGGCAGCGCCGCGGGAGCGGGGGAGCCAGGGCTGCGGCTGTCGCGGGGCCCCTGCCCGGGCGGGCGAAGGGAACAGCTGCCGGCTCTTCCTGGGTTTCTTTGGCCTCTCGCTGGCCCTCCACCTGCTGACGTTGTGCTGCTACCTGGAGTTGCGCTCTGAGTTGCGGCGGGAACGGGGAGCCGAGTCCCGCCTTGGCGGCCCCGGCACCCCTGGCACCTCTGGGACCCTCAGCAGCTCCGGTGGCCTGGACCCTGATGGTTCCATCACCCGCCACTTCGGGCAGCCGTCACCTCAGCAGCAGCCCCTGGAACCGGGAGAAACCACATTCCCCCCAGACTCCCAGGACGGGCACCAG GACCCCAGGACTTGGGAACTCTGGCCTGCGCCCGCCGTCCCCGGCTACAGGCTGCCTCGGGAAAAGTTGGCTGCGCTCCCGGCCGGGCCGGGGGGCGGAGGTGCCGGCGCTGCCCTTCTGGCGGACTAA